A window of Strix aluco isolate bStrAlu1 chromosome 2, bStrAlu1.hap1, whole genome shotgun sequence contains these coding sequences:
- the ABHD13 gene encoding protein ABHD13, which translates to MEKSWMLWTFVKRWLLALASWSWSLCRICLLPLIVTFHLYGGIILLILIFVSIAGILYKFQDVLLYFPEQPSSSRLYVPMPTGIPHENIFIKTKDGVLLNLILLRYTGDNAAYSPTIIYFHGNAGNIGHRLPNALLMLVNLKVNLILVDYRGYGKSEGEASEEGLYLDSEAVLDYVMTRSDLDKTKIFLFGRSLGGAVAIHLASENSHRISAIVVENTFLSIPYMASTLFSFFPMRYLPLWCYKNKFLSYRKISQCRMPSLFISGLSDQLIPPVMMKQLYELSPARTKRLAIFPDGTHNDTWQCQGYFTALEQFIKEVIKSHSPEEMAKTSSNVTII; encoded by the coding sequence ATGGAAAAGTCATGGATGCTTTGGACCTTTGTTAAAAGATGGCTACTAGCTTTGGCTTCCTGGTCTTGGAGTCTCTGCCGTATTTGTCTTTTACCCTTGATAGTAACTTTTCACTTGTACGGAGGCATTATACTACTTATATTAATATTTGTATCAATAGCAGGTATATTATATAAATTCCAGGATGTGCTGCTTTACTTTCCTGAACAGCCCTCTTCATCACGCCTTTATGTTCCTATGCCTACTGGTATACCACATGAAAATATCTTCATCAAAACCAAAGATGGAGTTCTTCTCAATCTTATTCTACTGAGATACACAGGAGACAATGCAGCGTATTCTCCAACCATCATTTACTTTCATGGGAATGCAGGCAACATTGGCCACAGGTTGCCAAATGCTTTGTTAATGCTGGTAAACCTGAAAGTAAACTTGATTCTTGTCGATTATAGAGGGTATGGAAAAAGTGAAGGAGAAGCAAGTGAAGAAGGTTTGTACTTAGATTCTGAGGCTGTGTTAGACTATGTGATGACTCGATCTGATCttgataaaacaaaaatttttctttttggccGTTCCTTGGGGGGAGCAGTAGCTATTCACTTAGCTTCTGAAAATTCCCATAGGATTTCTGCCATCGTGGTGGAGAACACCTTTCTTAGCATCCCATACATGGCcagcactttgttttctttctttccaatgAGATACCTTCCTTTATGgtgctacaaaaataaatttctgtccTACAGAAAAATCTCTCAGTGCAGAATGCCTTCTCTCTTCATCTCTGGGTTGTCTGACCAGTTAATCCCACCAGTTATGATGAAGCAACTTTATGAATTATCCCCAGCTCGGACTAAGAGATTGGCGATCTTTCCTGATGGAACTCATAATGACACTTGGCAGTGCCAGGGTTATTTCACTGCACTTGAACAGTTCATCAAAGAAGTAATAAAGAGTCACTCCCCTGAAGAAATGGCGAAAACATCATCTAACGTAACAATAATATAA